Proteins from a genomic interval of Micropterus dolomieu isolate WLL.071019.BEF.003 ecotype Adirondacks linkage group LG16, ASM2129224v1, whole genome shotgun sequence:
- the LOC123985033 gene encoding ankyrin repeat and SOCS box protein 13-like, protein MEIESARPYFFGDIGCWSERTDMHKAASLGQAAQLQHLIQSGASVNVVAVDSITPLHEACIRGQTQCVRLLLDAGAQVDARNVDGSTPLCDACSAGSLECVRLLLEHGAKVNPTLTSRTASPLHEACMGGNSECVKLLINMGACLESYDLYYGTPLHMACANKHTDCVKVLLNAGAKVNAARLHETPLHHAAQNMRVEMIEILVEFGANIYARDQHNRKPVDYTTPGSPSASCLQFYETTPMSLQQLSRLAVRKRLGTRALEVIVQLNIPKLIISYLCYQ, encoded by the exons GCTGCTGGTCAGAGAGAACAGACATGCACAAGGCAGCGTCCCTCGGCCAGGCCGCCCAGCTGCAGCACCTCATCCAAAGCGGAGCCTCAGTCAACGTTGTGGCGGTGGACTCCATCACGCCGCTGCACGAGGCCTGCATCCGTGGACAGACCCAGTGTGTACGGCTGTTGCTGGATGCTGGAGCCCAG GTGGACGCGAGGAATGTAGACGGGAGTACTCCGCTGTGTGATGCCTGTTCAGCTGGAAGTTTGGAGTGTGTGAGGCTCTTGCTGGAGCATGGTGCCAAAGTCAACCCTACCCTCACCTCCCGCACAGCCTCACCTCTCCATGAGGCCTGCATGGGAG GAAACTCAGAATGTGTGAAGCTCCTGATTAACATGGGGGCCTGTCTGGAGTCATATGACCTTTACTACGGGACCCCGCTGCACATGGCTTGTGCTAACAAACACACTGACTGTGTTAAAGTGCTACTCAATGCAG GTGCTAAAGTGAATGCTGCCAGGCTACATGAGACTCCGCTGCACCACGCTGCTCAAAACATGCGAGTTGAAATGATAGAGATACTGGTGGAGTTTGGGGCCAACATCTACGCCAGAGATCAGCACAACAGGAAACCTGTTGATTACACCACGCCAGGTTCTCCCTCTGCCTCCTGCCTACAGTTTTATGAGA cCACTCCTATGAGTCTCCAGCAGCTCAGCAGGTTGGCAGTGAGGAAGAGGCTGGGCACCAGAGCTCTGGAGGTCATAGTTCAACTGAACATACCAAAGCTCATCATAAGCTACCTCTGCTATCAGTGA